One candidate division KSB1 bacterium DNA segment encodes these proteins:
- a CDS encoding glycoside hydrolase family 78 protein, producing the protein MLLIFFLPIGLNATKQSGIRVTNLRVEYQRNPLGIDIVTPRLSWEVLSSERSAKQSAYQIRAAYTADDLKRGKDLLWDTGKVLSDQSIHVEYHGPALQSSQRIFWQVRIWDQKGSASEWSEIGWWEMGLLNASDWQASWIQPDIEEDISRSQPCPFLRKEFLIPKKVKSARAYATALGLYELYVNGQKIGDQVFTPGWTSYHRRLQYQTFDITTNLTVGPNAIGAILGDGWYRGFLSWKPFRNYYGEKLGFLLQIHVTYQDGTTEIFGTDGTWKASTGPILESDIYNGEIYDARLEIPGWNRPGFDDSNWKLVRLIDRYQNKLVAAYGPPVRRIQEIKPIAILKSPKRETIFDMGQNMVGWVRIQVAGPSGTTITLRHAEVLDKEGNLYTDNLRSAKQRDQYILKGGGTEIFEPHFTFHGFRYVAVEGWPGEPNLSNMIGIVIHSDMDPVGDFSCSDPMINQLQHNIQWGQKGNFLDVPTDCPQRDERMGWTGDAQVFSRTACFNMEAARFYTKWLKDLSEDQYYDGVVPHVIPDVLRAPGAKSWDLNPDNDAENPIWPWNRPGGSSAWADAAVIIPWTVYLCYGDRRILEQQYPSMKAWVDYMKNQAGESFLWKQGNHFGDWLAFATTRSDYPGATTDKDLIATAYFAHSTDILQRVAAILGKKEDAQFYADLLTNIKRAFLAEYVTPNGRLVSNTQTAYSLALAFDLLPEPMKASAAQRLAEDVQHFQHITTGFVGANLINQVLSDHGYLDLAYLLLNRKEYPSWLYPITKGATTIWERWDGIKPDGSFQDPGMNSFNHYAYGAIGDWLYRVVGGIEIDPEHPGYKHIVIRPQPGGGLTQASAYHHSMYGEINTSWKIIDGKVHLEITIPANTTATVILPPIDSREITESGKPIAQAKGVENVLENGLGICITVGSGKYYFVYPWKK; encoded by the coding sequence ATGCTCTTAATTTTTTTTCTACCTATTGGTTTGAATGCTACAAAACAATCTGGAATTCGTGTCACGAACCTTCGAGTGGAATACCAACGAAATCCCCTCGGTATTGATATCGTCACTCCGAGATTGAGCTGGGAAGTGCTTTCCTCCGAGCGATCTGCCAAGCAATCTGCTTATCAAATTCGTGCGGCATACACAGCAGACGATTTAAAGCGAGGGAAAGACTTGCTCTGGGATACAGGCAAAGTATTGAGCGATCAATCGATTCATGTCGAATATCATGGACCTGCTTTGCAGTCCTCTCAGCGGATCTTTTGGCAGGTGCGCATTTGGGACCAAAAGGGTAGCGCCAGTGAATGGAGCGAAATTGGTTGGTGGGAAATGGGGCTGCTCAATGCAAGCGATTGGCAAGCCTCTTGGATTCAACCAGATATTGAAGAAGATATTAGCCGCTCTCAGCCGTGCCCGTTTTTGCGCAAGGAATTCCTTATTCCCAAAAAAGTTAAATCGGCCCGAGCTTATGCGACAGCGTTGGGTTTATATGAACTTTATGTCAATGGCCAAAAAATTGGAGATCAGGTTTTTACTCCTGGTTGGACCAGCTACCACCGTCGCCTCCAATATCAAACGTTCGATATCACAACCAATTTAACTGTTGGTCCAAATGCCATTGGTGCGATTTTAGGGGATGGATGGTACCGCGGTTTTTTGAGTTGGAAACCATTTCGGAATTACTATGGGGAAAAATTGGGCTTCTTGCTTCAGATTCATGTAACGTACCAAGACGGAACTACCGAGATTTTTGGCACCGATGGCACCTGGAAGGCAAGCACCGGCCCTATCCTTGAATCGGATATCTACAATGGCGAAATTTATGACGCACGACTTGAGATTCCAGGCTGGAATCGGCCTGGCTTTGATGATAGCAATTGGAAATTAGTGCGGTTAATAGATCGTTATCAAAACAAGCTCGTCGCTGCTTATGGACCTCCGGTGCGCCGTATTCAGGAGATCAAGCCGATTGCCATCCTCAAAAGCCCCAAAAGGGAAACGATCTTTGACATGGGGCAAAACATGGTGGGTTGGGTTAGAATTCAAGTCGCAGGGCCTTCTGGAACCACAATCACTTTGCGCCATGCTGAGGTTCTCGACAAAGAGGGAAATCTTTACACGGACAATCTTCGTAGCGCCAAACAACGCGATCAGTACATTTTAAAAGGCGGAGGAACAGAAATTTTCGAGCCCCATTTCACGTTTCATGGCTTTCGGTATGTGGCAGTTGAAGGTTGGCCCGGAGAACCGAACTTGAGCAACATGATTGGTATTGTGATCCATTCCGATATGGACCCAGTTGGCGATTTTAGCTGCAGTGATCCGATGATCAATCAGTTGCAGCACAATATCCAATGGGGTCAAAAGGGTAACTTCCTCGATGTGCCTACAGACTGTCCGCAACGCGATGAGCGAATGGGGTGGACTGGGGATGCACAAGTATTTTCTCGTACCGCCTGTTTTAATATGGAGGCGGCTCGCTTTTATACGAAATGGCTCAAGGACCTCTCTGAGGATCAATACTACGATGGTGTGGTACCGCATGTAATTCCAGATGTCTTGCGAGCGCCTGGTGCAAAATCCTGGGACCTGAATCCGGACAACGATGCGGAAAATCCCATCTGGCCATGGAATCGGCCCGGTGGTTCAAGCGCCTGGGCCGATGCTGCGGTCATTATCCCATGGACCGTTTACCTCTGCTATGGAGACCGGCGTATCCTGGAGCAGCAATATCCCAGCATGAAAGCTTGGGTGGATTACATGAAAAATCAAGCTGGCGAATCCTTTTTATGGAAACAGGGGAATCATTTTGGTGATTGGCTGGCTTTTGCAACGACTCGGTCGGATTATCCAGGGGCGACTACGGATAAGGACCTGATCGCTACAGCCTATTTTGCTCACTCGACGGATATTTTGCAGCGCGTCGCTGCAATTTTAGGCAAAAAGGAAGATGCGCAGTTTTATGCCGATCTGCTAACCAATATCAAACGCGCCTTTTTGGCTGAGTATGTCACCCCAAATGGCCGATTAGTTTCCAACACTCAGACTGCATATTCATTAGCACTTGCCTTTGATTTGCTCCCCGAACCAATGAAAGCCAGTGCGGCTCAGCGACTGGCAGAAGATGTCCAGCACTTCCAGCACATTACGACTGGATTCGTTGGGGCGAACCTGATCAATCAGGTGCTCAGCGACCATGGTTATTTGGATTTAGCCTATTTGCTGCTCAACCGTAAAGAATATCCTTCATGGCTCTATCCTATTACCAAAGGGGCTACAACCATCTGGGAACGGTGGGATGGCATCAAGCCCGATGGATCTTTCCAGGATCCTGGTATGAATTCCTTCAACCACTATGCTTATGGCGCAATTGGCGACTGGTTGTATCGTGTCGTCGGGGGCATTGAAATCGATCCCGAGCATCCTGGCTATAAACACATCGTCATCCGTCCCCAGCCAGGTGGCGGGCTCACTCAGGCCTCCGCCTATCATCATTCCATGTATGGCGAGATCAACACTTCATGGAAAATTATCGACGGAAAAGTCCACTTAGAGATCACTATTCCAGCGAACACGACTGCTACGGTCATCTTACCACCCATTGATTCAAGAGAGATAACCGAATCTGGTAAACCGATCGCTCAGGCTAAGGGGGTTGAAAATGTCCTTGAAAATGGACTGGGAATTTGTATTACGGTTGGCTCTGGGAAATATTATTTCGTCTATCCCTGGAAGAAATGA
- a CDS encoding aminotransferase class V-fold PLP-dependent enzyme produces the protein MKRDWEFIKDKTVVITEIIPNDLEKYFDFFRENIIGQNIEFETPYGPKKLIYADWIASGRLYGPIEQKMANLFGPFVGNTHTETSVTGTTMTQSYHYAQQIIKQHVNAAEQDVLMFTGFGMTSAVLKLQRILGLRVPEQLRGYIKLPEEVRPIVFVTHMEHHSNHTTWLESLADVVVLQPNQQGLVDPEQLNYQLEKYKHRRTKIGAFTACSNVTGIETPYHQLAKIMHQHGGYCFVDFAASAPYVEINMHPDDPEAKLDAIYFSPHKFLGGPGSSGVLVFDSKLYTLKSPDQPGGGTVKWTNPWGGYRFFDEIELREDGGTPGFLQAIRAALAIQLKDKMRIANIQRQEQELLRIAFDELKSIPGLKILAGHIEQRLGIISFYFDNIHYNLVVKLLNDRFGIQVRGGCSCAGTYGHYLLNIDQNTSRQITNKIDAGDLSAKPGWVRLSLHPTMTSDEIYQIADAIRTIGKNINRWKKDYRYSPTTNEFYHIREHFDKMIELRKWFAF, from the coding sequence ATGAAAAGAGATTGGGAATTCATTAAGGATAAAACAGTCGTGATCACGGAAATAATACCAAACGATCTAGAAAAATATTTTGATTTTTTCCGAGAAAATATCATTGGCCAGAATATCGAATTTGAAACGCCTTACGGTCCAAAGAAATTAATCTATGCGGATTGGATCGCCAGTGGGAGATTATATGGGCCCATCGAACAAAAGATGGCCAATTTATTTGGTCCTTTCGTCGGGAATACCCATACCGAAACCAGCGTGACTGGCACAACGATGACGCAGAGCTACCATTATGCTCAGCAAATCATTAAACAGCACGTCAACGCTGCAGAGCAAGATGTGTTAATGTTCACTGGGTTTGGGATGACCTCAGCAGTGCTGAAATTGCAGCGCATCTTAGGACTGCGCGTGCCAGAGCAATTGCGCGGATACATTAAGCTTCCCGAGGAAGTGCGGCCGATTGTTTTTGTGACGCATATGGAACATCATTCCAACCATACCACGTGGCTGGAATCGCTAGCGGATGTGGTGGTTTTGCAACCCAATCAACAAGGCCTGGTAGATCCTGAACAATTAAATTATCAATTGGAGAAATATAAACATCGCCGGACCAAAATTGGTGCTTTTACCGCGTGTTCAAATGTTACAGGAATCGAAACTCCATATCATCAACTGGCGAAAATTATGCATCAGCATGGTGGTTATTGTTTTGTTGATTTTGCCGCCTCGGCGCCTTATGTTGAAATCAATATGCACCCAGATGATCCCGAAGCGAAATTGGATGCGATCTATTTTTCCCCCCATAAATTTTTAGGTGGCCCTGGTAGCTCAGGAGTTCTGGTCTTCGACTCAAAATTATACACACTGAAATCGCCCGATCAGCCTGGTGGCGGCACCGTGAAATGGACCAATCCTTGGGGGGGCTATCGCTTTTTCGATGAAATTGAGCTGCGAGAAGATGGGGGAACGCCAGGCTTCCTTCAAGCTATTCGAGCAGCGCTGGCAATTCAACTAAAGGATAAAATGAGGATTGCTAATATCCAGCGCCAAGAACAAGAATTGCTTCGTATTGCATTTGATGAGTTAAAAAGCATTCCTGGGCTCAAAATTTTGGCTGGGCATATTGAACAGCGGCTCGGAATCATCTCGTTTTATTTTGATAACATCCATTATAATCTCGTCGTCAAGCTCTTAAACGATCGATTTGGTATCCAAGTCAGGGGTGGATGTTCATGCGCTGGGACTTATGGTCATTACCTCTTAAATATTGATCAAAATACTTCACGACAAATAACAAACAAAATTGACGCAGGTGATCTCTCGGCTAAGCCAGGATGGGTAAGGCTATCGCTGCACCCAACCATGACGAGCGACGAGATCTATCAAATTGCCGATGCGATTCGCACAATTGGGAAAAACATCAATCGATGGAAAAAGGACTATCGCTATTCTCCCACAACAAATGAATTTTATCATATTCGAGAGCACTTCGATAAAATGATCGAATTAAGGAAATGGTTTGCTTTTTAA
- a CDS encoding DUF4296 domain-containing protein: protein MKQKNWLPSLITLLLSLFFVLIFLSCKRQPNVKPLNEKLFVQVYCDVVVYADIIEPTHRDAFVDSVLNHYGVSREQFLKTVTFYSKDEKRWERVFTKIIAELEQREQKLKASIDSSRAKKLKDEKRLGIH, encoded by the coding sequence ATGAAGCAAAAAAACTGGTTGCCTTCATTAATCACCTTATTATTGTCTCTATTTTTTGTTTTGATCTTTCTTTCTTGCAAACGCCAACCAAATGTAAAACCGCTAAATGAAAAATTATTTGTCCAGGTCTATTGTGATGTCGTTGTCTACGCCGATATTATTGAACCGACCCATCGTGATGCTTTCGTCGACAGTGTCTTGAATCATTACGGTGTGAGCCGGGAGCAATTCTTAAAGACGGTGACATTTTATTCGAAAGATGAAAAGCGATGGGAGAGGGTCTTTACGAAAATTATCGCTGAATTGGAACAGCGCGAACAAAAATTGAAAGCAAGTATCGATTCCTCCAGAGCCAAAAAGCTCAAAGATGAAAAGAGATTGGGAATTCATTAA
- a CDS encoding ABC transporter ATP-binding protein — MHAIETRAATKYFYENPDNGSIKKFRGIGLRKKKKRVAAVDSITFHVKRGEIFGIIGPNGSGKSTLIRMLSTLVLPDSGELKVFGLDVVKQSMQVRRKINRVSVDAAFFKRLSAWENLAYAARLYGLNPKRAKKQAMDILESMNFPISKMDQSLEELSRGMQQKVAIARALFTSPVLLLLDEPTTGLDPVSKRQVQQYILEIRNQHDTTVLLTSHDLDEVERICDRIAIIDKGKFVVCDTLENLKRQFSNNGHPKSLEEIFTEVTGKNLALDEEE; from the coding sequence ATGCATGCGATAGAGACACGAGCTGCAACGAAATATTTTTATGAAAATCCGGACAATGGTTCGATCAAAAAGTTTCGAGGGATCGGATTACGCAAGAAAAAGAAACGGGTTGCCGCCGTCGATAGCATTACATTTCATGTAAAGCGAGGTGAAATTTTTGGCATCATCGGACCGAATGGTTCTGGCAAATCAACGTTGATTCGGATGCTCTCCACACTCGTTTTACCTGATAGCGGTGAACTGAAAGTATTCGGATTAGATGTAGTCAAGCAATCCATGCAGGTTCGTCGCAAAATCAATCGTGTTTCAGTGGACGCGGCATTTTTTAAACGCTTATCTGCATGGGAAAACCTTGCCTATGCTGCGCGGCTCTATGGTCTTAACCCCAAAAGGGCCAAAAAACAGGCTATGGATATTCTCGAGAGCATGAATTTCCCGATCAGCAAAATGGATCAATCTCTTGAGGAACTATCCCGAGGCATGCAACAGAAGGTCGCGATCGCTCGCGCTTTATTCACTTCTCCGGTGCTGTTGCTTTTGGATGAGCCTACCACCGGGCTTGATCCAGTTTCAAAGCGACAAGTGCAGCAATACATCCTTGAAATTCGCAATCAGCATGATACGACTGTGTTGTTGACTTCTCATGACCTGGATGAAGTCGAGCGCATTTGCGATCGGATTGCGATCATCGATAAAGGAAAATTCGTCGTCTGTGATACTCTTGAAAATTTGAAGCGCCAATTTTCAAATAATGGGCATCCCAAATCGCTCGAGGAAATTTTCACTGAAGTAACTGGAAAAAATCTAGCGCTAGATGAAGAAGAATAA
- a CDS encoding ABC transporter permease produces the protein MNRIAQELNASFAFVIRNFHLLRRYIGWESVFLIYTIVNTITIGLIGWGDPEKILYLIIGSLLWGFLSVLFHDVAEAVAWERWEGTIEYTFMAPIYRFTYLIGQCTFAVVYAILRSAIILVLVGIFFNISFSRANLTASLIIIIISSFSFLGMGLIAAILPLLSPEKGAQAAHIFQAVILLVSGVYYDVSVLPSWLRPLSAISPGTYTLRAIRRALLENASIRDLAGDIAILLITGAMLIPAGLWIFNRAEIYAKKHGKLKRSG, from the coding sequence ATGAATAGAATTGCACAGGAATTAAATGCATCTTTTGCATTTGTCATTAGGAATTTTCATTTGCTCCGTCGTTACATCGGCTGGGAAAGTGTATTTTTGATTTATACGATCGTCAATACTATCACAATCGGACTTATTGGTTGGGGAGATCCTGAGAAAATTCTATACTTGATCATTGGATCGTTGCTCTGGGGATTTTTATCTGTCCTGTTTCATGACGTCGCAGAAGCAGTTGCCTGGGAACGATGGGAAGGGACCATTGAATATACCTTTATGGCCCCGATCTATCGGTTCACCTATTTGATTGGGCAATGCACCTTCGCTGTGGTATATGCGATCTTGCGATCGGCGATTATCTTGGTGCTTGTTGGGATTTTCTTCAACATTAGCTTTTCTAGAGCGAATTTAACTGCATCGTTAATTATTATCATTATCTCAAGCTTCTCTTTCTTGGGAATGGGGTTGATCGCAGCAATTCTGCCTTTGCTTTCCCCAGAGAAAGGCGCGCAGGCAGCCCATATTTTTCAGGCAGTGATCCTACTGGTCTCTGGCGTCTACTACGATGTTTCGGTGCTACCCTCTTGGCTGAGACCGCTCTCGGCAATTTCGCCAGGCACTTATACTTTGCGCGCCATTCGCCGTGCATTATTGGAAAATGCTTCAATCCGAGATTTGGCTGGAGATATTGCTATCTTACTCATCACTGGCGCTATGTTAATTCCTGCGGGACTCTGGATCTTTAATCGTGCGGAAATCTATGCCAAGAAACACGGCAAGCTGAAACGAAGTGGTTAA